Genomic window (Lycium barbarum isolate Lr01 chromosome 2, ASM1917538v2, whole genome shotgun sequence):
GTGCATCTCGGGTTTTCGTATGAAATCGGTATCCATTAATAAAATATGCAGTATATCTTTTAGCCACTGAATTAGGCCCTTGAGCTAGCCCTCGTAAATAATCTGGCACTTCAACATTTTCAGCTTTCTTTTCAAACCAGTTACTGAATTCCCGACTATGATTCCTTGCTCTTACCCAGGCATTTGATCTAGTATGATTACCCATCAAATTCTTATGTTCCCTGCAATcatgaaaattaaaaattaaattactaGGCCTTTATAAATGAAGTTAAAATGCAAATAATGAAGTTTAAATGTAAATATTTGTTATATAATTTATCTTACTCAATTAACTTCTCCACTTGTTCATCTCCAGTATTGAACAGAGCATACTAATGTGCTTCATCTTTGGATTGTGAATCCATAAGAAAAGTGTTTCtcctttttttctctcttcctaTTAGATGACCTATGTTAGGGAATATAGGTGACAAATTTTTAAGGCACTCATCATCCTCAGTTTGGTACCTACTAAATCTGGTCTTCACGCCATCGTGTAGGTATCTCGAACAAAAAGTCAAGCACACTTCAGCCAAGAACCCCTATGCTATTGATGCTTCTGGACAAGATCGATTGCGAACGAACCGCTTCAACTTACATAGGTGCCTCTCAATGGAATACATCCAACGAAGATGGGCCGGACCCCCAAACTTAATTTCATGCACTAAATGAATAGGTAAATGTAGCATTATATCAAAAAATGTTGGATGAAAAATCTTTTCAAGGTCACATATTATTTCAACAATTTCAGAATGCATTTTTTCAAGATCTTTTGGCCTTATAACCTTACTACATATGGCTCTAACGAAATTGCCCAACCTAATCAAGGTCAGAAAACATTCTTGGGCAAAGCTTTTCTAACAGCAACTTGGAGAAGGTAATGCATTATAAAATGAGCATCATGGCTCTTGTACCCTGATATTTTCATCTCCTTCACTTGCACACGTTGTGATATATTCGAAGCACACCCTTTTGGTAATTTGGTATTTTTCATGACTGTGCAAAACAACCGTTTCGGTTCTGGCTTCATGGAGAAACAAGCTCGAGCCAAACTTAAACTACCATTATCATTTTCTATTGGTTGTAGCTCCTTCCGTATCCCCATTTCTTGTAAGTCATAGCGAGAATTTACATGATCGTTTGACTTTCCAGCTATATCCAATAAAGTCCCAAGCAAACTATCACATATATTTTTCTCTATGTGTATCACATCAAGATTGTGCATCAATTTATTATGTTCCCAATATGGCAATTCAAAACAAAATGGACCTTTTTTTTCCAGGGACCCTTATTATCCCGAAGCCTTCTTTTTTTGCCCTTTCCATACACATTGTTGAATTCACGCAGCTCTTCAAATACCTCTACACCCGACAAAGGATTTGGTGCAGGTCTATGCTCCTCCTAACCATTAAATGATTTCTTATCTTTTCTTAATGGATGATCGCGAGGCAAAAATCTCCTATGACCCATGTAACACATCTTATGACTATGCTTGAGATATTGAGAGCATGTGTCATGATACAAGTGGGGCATGCCAGTTTCCCGTTGGTGCTCCATCCAGAAACCATTGCTAATGTTGGAAAATCACTAACTGTCCACAATAAGGCTGCACGCATTCGGAATGTTTGGTTGGTTTTAGCATCATAAGTTTCTATCCCAGCTTCTCATAATTCCATTAATTCTGCAATTAATGGTTGTAGGTACACATCTATAACATTTCCCGGAGATGAAGGACCCGGAATGATCATTGACAACATGATATATTCTGACTTCATGCAAATCCACGGTGATAAACTATAGTTCATTAACATAACAGGCCACGTGCTATGCGAAATACTCGTGGTTTGAAATGGGTTGAAACCATCACTTAAAAGACCCAACCTGACATTATGAGCATCTCTAGAAAAGTATAGGTGCAAAGAGTCAAAATCCTTCCAAGCTTCTCCATCAGCAGGATGTCTTATCTTCCCGTCATTGGGTTGTTCATTAGCATGCCACCTCATTGCAACAGATGTTTCAAGACACATAAACATCCTTTGAAGCCTAGGCTTTAAGGGAAAGTACCTTAAAACCTTTACAAGGATTTTCGATTTGTCATTAGTCAAGGCATTACCAACACTCTTCCATCTAGAAGACCGACAAACGGAGCAATTTTCTGCTTTCTCATTGTCTTTCCAAAATAGCATGCAATCATTAGGGCATGCATGTATTTTTTCATAATGAAGACCCAAATCTTTTATCATGTTTCTAGCTTTGTTGATTGACTCTAGTAGCTGGGCAAAGGGAAATGCCTCCTTCAGCAATGCTAAAATGTCTGAAAATGCTACATTACTCAACCAATGCAAGGTTTTAAGCAAGTACAACCGAATGGTGAAACACAATTTAGTGAAAGTTTCACACCTCGGATATAACTCTTGTTTCCCTTCctccaataatttaaaaaatttctTTGCATCTTTAGATAGTCCCTCTCTCCCTACTTCTTCATGTGCCGACTCACCCTCCACATTTCTAAATGTATCATGAATCAGTCTATCAATGTCGTCACGCAAGTTAGAATCTTCATCATCATTGATTGGATCAGGTGCATTTCTCGAGTAAGACCCTTCTCCATGGAAAACCCATTTGGTGTAATTATCAACAAACCCCTCAACAACCAAGTGTTATTCCACGACATTTCTATAATGCCAGTAGCTATTAACACATTTTTTGCAAGGGAATAATATTTTATCTCCTTGAGAAGCTCGTTCAAATGCCTTATCAAGAAAATTGTTCACTCCACGACTATACTCCTCCATCCATCTTAGGCAATTCATCCAACTTTTATCTCCATTGTCCATTAAAATCCTATATAAGATAAGAAAAACACAAAATTTAGAAGTCCTGATAGCCAAGAAATAGAAGAAGAGCAACATGTTAAGATAATTGTTATGGACCTTTAACTACTAACCACAAACCTCTTACGCATTCAATAGAATTTCATCTCAAAAGGAAAAGGAGACGCTATTTTAATTTGTAGCAAAAGATAAGAAATCCTTGACTAAAAGAGCATACACGGAGGACTCAAAACAGACAGTTACTATCATACTTTGCAGGCTGAAATTTTGAACTATTAGTTTCAATCCATTCGACATAAATAGCTTGTTAAAAAAAATTTCACAATGGAGATGCCAAAACAAGCCTCTTGGATGATTAGGAAGATTATTAATATGAGGAAACACTAGCAGGTACTGAATCAGAATAAAAGTTTCATACAAAGAGGGGTCTTCACATAAGTCGTGCTTACAAGATCTTGAGATGTGTTGTACCCAATGTCCCCTAAAGGAAGTTGATCTGCCAGAATGTAGCTGAATCTAAACATGTATTTATGTTATAGCTTTGTCTTCACAGTACACTTAGAACCAAAGACATTTTACTTACATGGGGAATGACTGTGGATGCTATGTGTGTATTCTGCCAAGCTGTGCCAGAAACTAAAGCACATCTATTTTTTTGGTTGTAAGTATACTTACAAAATCTGGAGAAGCATGTTGGAGTGGAAAAAGTGGCCAGGAGAATCACAAGATTGGGATACAATGTGGAACTGGGTAATGCAGCAAGCTAGGGGCAAACATTCTAGAGAGATTATCTTGAAGGCTAGTTTTGCAGCAGTAGTACATGGTATTTGGATTGAAAGGAACTTGAGGATTTTTTAGCACAAAGCTACACCAGAGAATCAACTGCTTCATCAACTGAAGCTTGCTATATGTACTAGAGTTAGAGCTAGTAGTAGGCTGTTCGAATACATTAGTAATCTGTAGGttcatttgtattgtttggttttttCCTAGGTGTTGTTGTTTCTAGGTTTAGAGGAAGTAACTGAGAAGGGATTGAGGTGGCTAAGCTCTCCCCTGGTATGTAATTCTCACTTTGGTGATTTAATAAAGTTCTCTTTTAATTGCCAAAaatattctttatttttttcacCATACACTTGCATACTTTTGCTAATATGTAAATGTGGATTACTATAATTATATTTCTGTTTTTTAATTGACATACACTATAAGAATCTCAGAACCAAGTAACAAACCCCAAGGCTAAGCGAGAAGACAGTTACAATAAATTAAACTTCCAATGGTTCTAAAGTATTAGTATTCTTTCAAATCAATAAGCAATAAAGAAGCTTCATTAATAACCATCACTTAGATGGAACTGGACATCAGTACAATGAAGTTCCTAAAACAACATtggcatatatatacacacacacactatatcAGCTGACAAAAGCAACAACATCCCTAAAGTCGTGTGAAGACTGTACAAAAAATGGAAACAAATACTGTGGGTTCTACGAGCAATATTTTATGTTAAAAGAAACTGAAACTTTATCAAGGGAAAAGGTAAAAAATACTCCTCTACTttgaaaaaagggctaaaaatatcctgtgaatttgggtcaaaaataccccttccGTTATTAAACTTTTCAAACATACCCCTCTGTTAATAGAAAGAGCACTTGCCCCTTGACTTGTGAGACTAGTGAGCCTTGGACCTACAAGTCATTTATGTTTTAAAAGCATTGAATTTGGGAGTTAAATATTGAAATCAGACCACACAGAGAGCAATTTAATTTAGATGGTTCTTATTCAGTTACATTTTCTGAAAGCAATGTAATTTCATTAAACTATCTGACTTCTCAGTTTCTTAAACTGCTTGCTTTTCATCGGGACGATTAGATATTTATGTCTTCTCCAACTACTGCTGGTTTCGCTAACATGCTCCCTAGACTGACACTTTCCTCAAATTATTCCCAGATAGGAGCTGATATTTTCAAAAGAGCACTATCCTATCCTGCAAAACAGATAGCAAAGAATGCTGGTGTAAATGGAAATATAGTTGTAGAGAAGGTAGCTTTGAATCTTGTGTCATTTTTGTACAGTTTGCTTCAGCCAATAAAGTTAATAGactcaaaatagaaataaattatCTGGCAGTTAACTTGAATTTTCCAGTGCAGATTTTGTCAGTTGATAACATGAAATATGGATATAATGCTGCAAGAGACATATATGAAGATCTGATGGATGCCAAAATTTTGGATCCTACGAAGGTAAGACAGTCAAATTTTGTCTGATGTGAAAGGGAAGAGTCCTCCACTTCCGCCTTCCTAGAAAACTATATCTCGTAGAGTGGTAGCTGAAGAAATCCTAAAAATAGGAACCGTTATTGAACTCTATCTGTAAGGGTACCTGCAGTTTGAGTCTTTTCTGATGAAGACCATTTTAGTTATATAAACCTTAAGGAATCAAACATCGTAACTGATAATATTAAACGCAACTCCGTTCACCAGCACAATCCAGGACTCCTCAATTTATCAGTTGTAATCGATGGTAAACAAGCTTGATACTCTTAGTGCACTGTAGATTTCTTTAAAATCTTACTGCCTAACGGAGACAGAGCCagaattttgagtttatgggTTCTTAACTCTATAAACTACAGCTTACTGGGTTCATAAACTAACTATACCTACTAAGTTCTTAACATAAATACATGATTCTGACCAAATCTACTGGTTATACCGA
Coding sequences:
- the LOC132624108 gene encoding ruBisCO large subunit-binding protein subunit beta, chloroplastic-like, coding for MLEWKKWPGESQDWDTMWNWVMQQARGKHSREIILKASFAAVVHGLEEVTEKGLRWLSSPLIFMSSPTTAGFANMLPRLTLSSNYSQIGADIFKRALSYPAKQIAKNAGVNGNIVVEKILSVDNMKYGYNAARDIYEDLMDAKILDPTKVVRCCLEHAVAVAKTFLKSDAVVIDILEPVS